In a single window of the Atlantibacter hermannii genome:
- a CDS encoding tail length tape measure protein encodes MAGTVNAGSIVYEVDIDTARLIQGRRDIDAALNGMSNGMGRLEASVDRTERSIGSMERTMSSLSGVARGLLAALSVQQVTQYAESWVTLNNKLVNALRPNEQLADVTQRVFDISQRTRSSLDATGTLYARLERATRSAGTSTADLVKLTETINKGLMVSGATTAEASSTMVQLSQALASGVLRGEEFNSISENGSRIAVALSDSLGVTIGELRAMAADGKLTTDVVVKGLLEQGDKIAKEFSKTAMTLSQSFEVATGNITKFVGESSTIQSIYGGASSAVVTLSQNLDVLSGVFASLALVMGGRFAGALAAAASAKIKSAMTSQQLAAAESRTAQAALYAANAAVRKSAADKEAAISAHALAQAEYNVARGSAAEALALDALVAANSRVIATSTVAAEAQLAQAAATTAAGTAATAASAGMNLLKLSLSMLGGPAGIVMIVAAGFYYWYQQVQKAKEESISFADSLDDVISRMKEMSQIQLKSSLDKTVDSIKNQKDALNEMYRSLDDARENARNLESQLNGLKESGAPAYIVAEAQERLTEALHEVSDQAAKAENASQKLSGTQKKLADIQAELNQKIRDSEAAFETLYENLNTRIPNANKAAIAAMALTIQTLDVLNKKSKDGGTVEPKPTKEAAQLIKNAERRLALAKLEGEARARLQAQYDAEDANITKKETIEFLKDQYAETDRVTRATKENKKESKASASAAESDAHKLQKLKEASEITADSTEQLSRAKAILNAQNSLSKRATPEMIKQAGDYAAKLWDNANALKAQAAAEKLKAEAEQAGRFSNQEKAAADIAVNPYTGKATNPAAQVELEEKQKLEAVAKYQSIGAMTEKEAQDTRTAIVKQAAYARMQIVKEEAQKQVDSMNMMLGGFQSGFEGLANIIAKGAGESSAAYRALFAVSKGFAIAQAGLNLQLAISNAMASGPFPWNLANMASVAAAGGQLVSAIGGASYAGAREHGGPVSANSMYRVGEGGKPEIFKASNGSQYMIPGDNGRVISNRDMQGGGSGDVTIHQENHYHFDGSPNSPETIKQFDKVAYNAALRAIRNEQRPNGMLEKSR; translated from the coding sequence ATGGCAGGCACTGTTAATGCTGGAAGCATCGTTTACGAAGTTGATATCGACACCGCCCGCCTGATTCAGGGTCGCCGGGATATCGATGCCGCACTAAATGGTATGAGCAACGGGATGGGCCGTCTTGAGGCAAGCGTTGACCGTACAGAGCGCTCTATCGGTTCTATGGAGCGGACTATGTCATCACTCAGCGGAGTTGCTCGTGGCCTTCTGGCGGCACTTTCTGTTCAGCAGGTTACACAGTATGCGGAGTCATGGGTAACGCTGAATAACAAGTTAGTAAACGCCCTCCGCCCAAACGAGCAACTTGCTGATGTAACACAGCGAGTGTTTGATATATCTCAAAGAACACGCAGCAGCCTGGACGCAACAGGCACACTTTATGCGCGTCTGGAAAGAGCCACGCGCAGTGCCGGGACAAGCACCGCAGATTTAGTAAAGCTTACTGAGACAATCAACAAAGGCCTGATGGTATCAGGTGCCACGACTGCCGAAGCCAGCTCCACCATGGTTCAGTTATCGCAGGCTCTGGCTTCCGGGGTGCTGCGCGGAGAAGAATTTAACTCCATTTCTGAAAATGGAAGTCGTATCGCAGTTGCTTTGTCCGACTCATTGGGTGTGACCATTGGCGAATTAAGAGCGATGGCGGCGGACGGGAAGCTAACTACGGATGTCGTAGTAAAAGGGCTTCTGGAGCAGGGTGACAAGATTGCCAAAGAGTTTTCGAAAACTGCAATGACGCTCAGTCAGTCATTCGAGGTTGCTACAGGCAACATCACTAAATTCGTGGGTGAATCATCAACAATCCAGTCTATCTACGGCGGTGCAAGTAGCGCTGTTGTGACACTTAGTCAAAACCTCGATGTCTTGTCAGGAGTTTTTGCTTCTCTGGCGTTGGTTATGGGCGGAAGATTTGCGGGAGCGCTCGCCGCCGCTGCATCAGCAAAAATTAAATCTGCAATGACGTCACAACAACTCGCCGCCGCTGAAAGCAGAACAGCTCAGGCAGCGCTATATGCAGCTAACGCAGCAGTGAGGAAATCAGCCGCTGACAAAGAGGCCGCTATATCTGCACATGCACTTGCACAGGCCGAATATAACGTAGCGCGTGGGAGTGCGGCAGAAGCCCTGGCCCTTGATGCATTAGTAGCAGCGAATTCACGCGTCATTGCCACGTCTACTGTTGCGGCAGAGGCGCAGCTAGCACAGGCGGCAGCAACTACCGCAGCAGGAACCGCAGCTACAGCCGCTTCAGCAGGCATGAATTTACTGAAGTTGTCTCTGTCCATGCTTGGTGGTCCGGCAGGCATTGTCATGATCGTGGCCGCAGGATTTTACTACTGGTATCAGCAGGTCCAAAAAGCGAAAGAAGAAAGCATTAGTTTCGCGGACAGTCTGGACGATGTGATTTCCAGAATGAAGGAGATGAGCCAGATTCAGTTGAAGTCGTCACTGGATAAAACGGTTGATTCTATAAAAAATCAGAAAGATGCCCTTAATGAAATGTATCGCAGTCTTGATGATGCCAGGGAAAACGCCAGAAATTTGGAAAGCCAGTTGAATGGGCTTAAAGAATCGGGCGCTCCCGCATACATAGTTGCTGAAGCACAAGAAAGATTAACCGAGGCACTTCATGAGGTATCAGATCAGGCAGCTAAGGCTGAGAATGCATCGCAAAAACTATCTGGCACTCAAAAGAAACTTGCCGACATCCAGGCTGAATTAAACCAAAAGATACGGGATTCTGAAGCGGCATTCGAAACCCTGTATGAAAACTTAAACACCAGAATTCCAAATGCCAACAAAGCCGCAATCGCTGCTATGGCATTAACAATTCAAACGCTGGATGTTTTAAATAAAAAGTCAAAAGATGGCGGGACCGTCGAGCCAAAACCCACAAAAGAAGCCGCGCAACTTATCAAGAATGCCGAGCGTCGGCTTGCACTGGCAAAACTTGAGGGCGAGGCAAGGGCGAGGCTACAGGCGCAATACGATGCTGAAGATGCCAATATAACTAAGAAAGAAACAATTGAATTCCTTAAAGACCAGTACGCTGAAACAGACCGCGTAACAAGAGCCACAAAGGAAAATAAAAAGGAGTCAAAAGCTAGCGCCTCAGCCGCCGAATCAGACGCCCATAAGCTTCAGAAACTCAAGGAAGCATCCGAGATAACCGCAGACTCAACAGAACAGCTAAGCCGCGCTAAGGCCATTCTCAACGCACAAAATTCGCTTAGTAAAAGAGCCACCCCTGAAATGATAAAGCAGGCTGGTGATTATGCTGCGAAGCTATGGGACAACGCCAATGCGCTTAAAGCTCAGGCGGCTGCTGAGAAGCTGAAAGCTGAAGCGGAGCAGGCTGGTAGATTTTCTAATCAGGAAAAAGCCGCCGCCGATATTGCGGTAAATCCCTATACAGGTAAGGCAACTAATCCGGCAGCCCAGGTTGAACTTGAAGAGAAGCAGAAACTGGAGGCTGTTGCAAAATACCAATCCATCGGCGCCATGACTGAGAAGGAGGCGCAGGATACTCGCACTGCCATCGTAAAACAGGCTGCTTACGCCAGAATGCAAATCGTCAAAGAGGAAGCACAGAAGCAGGTCGACAGCATGAATATGATGCTGGGGGGATTCCAGTCCGGGTTCGAAGGGTTGGCGAACATCATCGCGAAAGGCGCAGGAGAGAGCTCGGCGGCGTACAGGGCGCTTTTTGCTGTAAGCAAAGGATTTGCTATTGCTCAGGCAGGTCTAAATCTCCAATTGGCAATTTCCAATGCTATGGCATCTGGGCCGTTTCCATGGAACCTTGCCAATATGGCATCTGTAGCAGCGGCTGGAGGGCAGCTTGTCTCTGCAATTGGCGGCGCATCATATGCTGGCGCTCGTGAACACGGCGGCCCTGTATCAGCCAATTCAATGTACCGCGTTGGGGAAGGTGGTAAGCCTGAAATATTCAAGGCCAGCAACGGCAGCCAGTACATGATACCGGGTGATAATGGTCGGGTTATTAGCAACAGGGATATGCAGGGCGGCGGCAGTGGCGATGTCACAATCCATCAGGAGAATCACTATCACTTTGATGGAAGCCCAAACAGCCCGGAAACAATAAAGCAGTTTGATAAGGTGGCGTACAACGCTGCATTACGCGCTATCAGAAATGAACAACGCCCAAATGGGATGCTGGAGAAAAGCAGGTGA
- a CDS encoding Minor tail protein M produces MPETFIWKPQKGYSVERTPNVSVVKLGDGYEQRQVRGINPLMDKYALTFIGVNDAKCSKPNVARAAEAFLKARMAVESFYWTPSDTGVQALFVCRSWNMTKTGPLYELTATFEQVPR; encoded by the coding sequence ATGCCAGAGACATTTATTTGGAAACCCCAAAAAGGTTATTCGGTAGAGCGCACGCCTAATGTGTCTGTAGTAAAGCTTGGCGACGGATATGAGCAAAGGCAGGTGAGGGGGATCAATCCGCTTATGGATAAATACGCGCTCACCTTCATCGGCGTCAATGATGCTAAATGCTCAAAACCAAACGTGGCCCGAGCTGCCGAGGCATTTCTTAAAGCACGCATGGCGGTGGAGTCGTTCTACTGGACACCATCAGATACAGGAGTGCAGGCGCTGTTTGTCTGCCGCTCCTGGAATATGACAAAAACCGGGCCGCTCTATGAACTGACGGCCACGTTTGAACAGGTACCACGATAA
- a CDS encoding phage tail assembly protein K translates to MRDIPPELIIESVDAGVGAFIDLFEVDLRPYGGDVVRFHSGTNGFYNNVIWRGNAYPAYPIAVEGFESRNEGTYARPVMAVANVTGMIFGMNHDFDDLLGVVVTRRQVPVKYLDAVNFPNGNPEADPTVEAVSRYVVEEMTEETSEQVTYSLATPVDCDNAIIPARTILADVCQWVYRGTGCNYDGPPVADERDNPTSNPALDKCSHRRTGCRFRYPRPYPMPISSFPRFTEGFLMQELLEYAASSQDEVCALIINDTRVYPCRNVHPDPAHHFRISDEDWLAAEEAGEVTAVFHSHPQAVPVLSGADRAMQVMTGLPWWLACNGELRKFRPVAHLLGRRFEHGVTDCYTLFRDAYHLCGIDLPDFARSDGWWLRGENLYLNNLATNGFQQVSPGEAVPGDVIIRQPFPGADPCHAMILLDDNIVLHHDHAGHLSRREPFRMAYMKQTHSIWRHHRCSSLDLRGISADISARSH, encoded by the coding sequence GTGCGCGACATTCCACCAGAGTTAATTATCGAAAGCGTTGACGCCGGAGTCGGCGCGTTTATAGATCTCTTTGAAGTCGATCTCCGGCCGTACGGCGGCGATGTTGTGCGATTCCATTCCGGCACCAACGGTTTTTACAACAACGTCATCTGGCGCGGTAACGCCTATCCCGCTTATCCCATCGCTGTCGAAGGCTTCGAGAGCCGGAATGAAGGTACCTATGCGCGCCCGGTTATGGCTGTCGCGAACGTCACGGGTATGATTTTTGGGATGAACCATGATTTCGATGATCTACTGGGTGTAGTTGTCACGCGCCGCCAGGTGCCGGTGAAGTATCTTGATGCGGTTAACTTCCCCAACGGTAATCCGGAAGCAGATCCTACTGTGGAGGCAGTGTCCCGTTACGTTGTCGAGGAGATGACAGAGGAAACCTCAGAACAGGTGACTTATTCCCTCGCAACGCCGGTGGACTGCGACAACGCTATTATTCCGGCGCGGACTATCCTGGCGGATGTCTGCCAGTGGGTGTATCGCGGTACCGGCTGCAATTACGACGGACCGCCGGTCGCCGATGAACGGGACAACCCGACCAGCAACCCTGCGCTGGACAAATGTTCTCACCGCCGCACAGGTTGTCGCTTCCGGTACCCGCGACCATACCCCATGCCAATCAGCAGTTTCCCCCGGTTCACAGAAGGTTTCCTGATGCAGGAATTACTCGAGTATGCGGCCTCGTCGCAGGATGAAGTGTGCGCACTGATAATCAACGATACCCGCGTCTACCCGTGCCGTAACGTCCATCCCGATCCGGCTCACCATTTCCGTATCAGCGATGAAGACTGGCTGGCAGCGGAAGAGGCGGGGGAAGTCACTGCGGTATTTCACTCACATCCGCAGGCGGTACCGGTGTTGTCAGGTGCTGATCGTGCTATGCAGGTTATGACAGGACTGCCCTGGTGGCTGGCGTGTAACGGCGAGCTGCGAAAGTTCCGCCCGGTAGCGCACCTGCTGGGCCGGAGGTTCGAGCATGGGGTGACGGACTGCTACACGCTTTTTCGCGATGCGTATCACCTGTGCGGCATTGACCTGCCGGATTTTGCGCGGTCCGACGGCTGGTGGCTACGCGGGGAAAATCTCTACCTGAACAACCTTGCGACTAATGGCTTTCAGCAGGTCTCCCCTGGCGAGGCCGTACCTGGCGATGTGATTATCCGCCAGCCCTTCCCGGGAGCCGACCCGTGCCATGCGATGATCCTGCTGGACGATAACATAGTGCTTCACCACGACCACGCCGGGCACCTCAGCAGGCGTGAACCCTTCCGCATGGCTTACATGAAACAAACCCATTCCATCTGGAGGCATCACCGGTGCTCATCTTTAGATTTGCGGGGCATTTCCGCAGACATTTCCGCCAGGTCACATTAA
- a CDS encoding tail component of prophage CP-933K, with protein MLIFRFAGHFRRHFRQVTLNVDTPAQGLRLLLAQCPEFKKDFLKSRVRVRIAGEDVAADAMRWHLDRRLADGSSVLFVPVVEGAITAAAAAWIAVAVSVASIAYSVYMSRNMKTKTSAEAAENNTITNNSFTSAENRAGQGRPVPILLGEMVCGSNVISLGIDTTNNQDWTESIS; from the coding sequence GTGCTCATCTTTAGATTTGCGGGGCATTTCCGCAGACATTTCCGCCAGGTCACATTAAACGTCGATACCCCCGCACAGGGGCTGAGGTTACTGCTGGCCCAGTGCCCGGAATTCAAAAAAGACTTTCTGAAATCGCGGGTGCGCGTCCGGATTGCAGGTGAAGACGTTGCAGCAGACGCGATGCGCTGGCACCTGGACAGGCGTCTGGCTGATGGTTCCAGTGTGCTTTTTGTGCCGGTGGTTGAGGGGGCAATTACCGCAGCAGCCGCCGCGTGGATCGCTGTGGCGGTAAGTGTGGCCTCCATTGCCTACAGCGTTTACATGTCCCGCAACATGAAAACCAAAACATCAGCCGAGGCGGCAGAAAACAACACAATCACCAACAACTCTTTCACCAGTGCGGAGAACCGCGCCGGACAGGGGCGTCCAGTGCCAATCCTGCTGGGCGAGATGGTGTGTGGCTCTAACGTTATTTCCCTCGGTATTGACACCACAAATAACCAGGACTGGACAGAATCAATAAGTTAA
- a CDS encoding Host specificity protein J → MSSGGGKASTPRLLDDNLKSKQFYRVLDLISEGPIYGPVDQSHLSSFMLNKTPITDPAGNVSVNGVSVAWRPGSEFQNPINGFSAIEATSIVNTEVTFNTPLVRTVSDQDVTRVRLNIGVTGLVEQDTKGNQKETSVTMVIETRVAGGAFIQQKVVTITGKISGEYLEAHLIDAPITKPFDIRVRRITPDSNSDLLSNGTIWNSYSQITDDNLNYPFSAIAGAVIDRDQYRDTPSRTYHLRGLIVDVPDNYDPVARTYTGLWLGGFKKAWTNNPAWLFRELVKNTRFGLARRAGYVDVDDGALYILSQYCDQLVNDGYGGKEPRMTLNAYITEQASARDILDKIAGMFRGIALWDGLRLTVMLDTPQDPVATITNANVIEGKFSRSSVRRAEKYNAVVVSWTDPDNGWEQVKEYVSDDAMIARGNYNETTIEAFGCTSRGQAWRAGKWLLETAKRESSRLTFQMARDAIAFTPGDVVEIMDNDYAGTRLGGRIVSHSGANITVDADVSSLVSPGDYMSLMGSNGKFVKYPIVSVSGRVITLRSAPAWVRDGTVFAISVSELSVRLFRILSISETENNSVYSITAGQHDPNKQAIVDEGAVFEMPTDTLNGYRVPNIENLRILNTNSETVQVTATWETATTTKKLVFELYVYNESGAVVAQYETDQFRYDFYGLNAGNYMLGVRGRNENGMKGAETQVNLIIGAPLAPSSVIWTPGIFSAGIVPVMRVTATSDTTFEFWYSGENRVLNPALIEDQTQFLGRASQWNLHGLKADTTYYMYVRTRNAFGVSGFVEASGKASSDIPGMIDYIDEAVRDSDAFKNVQAGIDFSLEATMQNTLAQVEGAQIQYEQVGLARAEISQARITIADNERAFAQYQELVAVQFGDVVAEINEVKTAQATAEEAFAEYKTTVQASFQSVDSAIGIINGSITTLYNAQVNANQAFAQYQTQVATQFGNQQAAINQKLTSVITDNGTAKVSYTLNLGVRRGEQLYNTGFGMSLEPNGSGGYKSTAVFAADQFGIYSGSDPGSYEAAFFVFNGQVFLRSAFIQNASIDNAKIGQYIQSNTWDGTGNVGWHINKSGFAWFAGVTVRGTVYAESGSFRGSVYATDGEFRGTVYASGGKFTGTVEASSFIGDVANGMVFDDAPNGYVRSFRYVDSATFNLAKQVVVMMNVRVQGANSGSVGAIATITINGVSRSFNFNTPGSGVFSATVMHSVRTSERLINVSCVVNADQQLPGAGASISSPTMLILRGSGSFAQTA, encoded by the coding sequence ATGTCTTCAGGCGGCGGCAAGGCCAGCACTCCCAGGCTTCTCGACGATAACCTCAAATCTAAACAGTTTTACCGCGTACTGGATCTGATCAGTGAAGGCCCGATTTACGGACCGGTTGACCAGTCACACCTTTCTTCGTTCATGCTGAATAAAACTCCCATCACGGATCCTGCCGGTAACGTCAGCGTGAACGGCGTGAGCGTGGCCTGGCGACCCGGCTCGGAATTCCAGAACCCCATCAACGGTTTTTCCGCCATCGAGGCGACCAGCATCGTTAATACAGAGGTGACTTTCAACACGCCACTGGTCCGCACAGTCTCCGATCAGGATGTCACACGCGTGAGGCTGAATATCGGCGTGACGGGGCTGGTCGAGCAGGACACGAAAGGGAACCAGAAGGAAACCTCTGTAACGATGGTGATCGAAACACGCGTTGCCGGCGGGGCGTTCATTCAGCAAAAAGTGGTCACTATCACCGGGAAAATCTCTGGCGAATATCTTGAGGCGCACCTCATCGATGCGCCGATAACGAAACCTTTCGATATCCGCGTTCGCCGTATCACACCTGACAGTAACAGCGACCTGCTGTCCAACGGTACTATCTGGAACAGCTACAGCCAGATCACTGACGACAACCTGAACTACCCGTTTTCGGCTATTGCCGGTGCGGTAATTGACCGTGACCAGTACAGGGACACCCCAAGCCGCACCTATCACCTGCGCGGCCTGATTGTCGATGTCCCGGATAACTACGATCCGGTTGCCCGCACGTATACCGGATTGTGGCTGGGGGGATTTAAGAAAGCGTGGACGAACAACCCGGCCTGGCTCTTTCGCGAACTGGTGAAAAACACGCGCTTCGGCCTGGCCCGGCGTGCGGGTTATGTCGATGTCGACGACGGCGCGCTTTATATCCTGTCACAGTACTGTGATCAGCTGGTAAACGACGGTTATGGCGGGAAAGAGCCCCGCATGACGCTGAACGCCTATATTACCGAGCAGGCCAGCGCCCGCGATATTCTGGATAAAATCGCCGGGATGTTCCGGGGCATCGCCCTCTGGGATGGCCTGCGCCTCACGGTCATGCTGGATACACCTCAGGACCCGGTTGCCACCATCACCAATGCGAATGTTATAGAGGGTAAGTTCAGCCGCAGCTCGGTCAGGCGCGCTGAAAAATATAACGCGGTGGTGGTGTCCTGGACTGACCCGGATAATGGCTGGGAGCAGGTGAAGGAATATGTTTCCGACGATGCCATGATCGCGCGTGGGAACTATAACGAGACGACTATCGAGGCGTTCGGCTGCACTTCGCGCGGACAGGCCTGGCGAGCCGGTAAATGGTTGCTGGAAACCGCAAAACGGGAGAGCAGCCGGTTAACTTTCCAGATGGCCCGGGATGCAATCGCCTTCACACCGGGTGACGTCGTGGAAATCATGGATAACGACTATGCCGGGACACGTCTGGGAGGGCGTATTGTCTCGCATTCCGGCGCGAATATAACTGTCGATGCGGACGTCTCCAGTCTGGTTTCGCCTGGCGACTACATGTCGCTTATGGGCAGCAATGGAAAGTTTGTGAAATACCCCATTGTTAGTGTATCCGGGCGCGTCATTACTTTGCGCAGCGCTCCAGCCTGGGTGCGTGATGGAACAGTTTTTGCCATATCGGTCAGTGAACTGTCCGTCCGCCTTTTTCGTATTCTGAGCATTTCTGAAACAGAAAATAACTCGGTTTACAGTATTACGGCGGGACAGCACGACCCGAACAAACAGGCCATTGTGGATGAAGGCGCTGTGTTTGAAATGCCCACCGACACCCTGAATGGCTACAGGGTACCGAACATTGAGAACCTTCGCATACTGAATACCAACAGCGAAACTGTGCAGGTGACGGCGACATGGGAAACCGCCACCACCACCAAAAAGCTGGTGTTCGAACTGTATGTCTATAACGAAAGCGGGGCGGTTGTTGCACAGTATGAAACTGACCAGTTTCGCTATGACTTCTACGGGCTCAATGCCGGGAATTACATGCTTGGGGTACGTGGGCGTAACGAGAACGGAATGAAGGGTGCCGAAACACAGGTAAACCTTATCATCGGGGCACCACTGGCACCGTCATCCGTTATCTGGACACCGGGGATTTTCTCAGCAGGTATCGTCCCGGTTATGCGTGTTACTGCCACTTCAGACACCACCTTTGAATTCTGGTACAGCGGTGAAAATCGTGTTCTTAACCCGGCGCTTATTGAAGACCAGACGCAGTTCCTTGGGCGAGCAAGCCAGTGGAATCTTCACGGACTGAAAGCGGATACCACGTATTACATGTACGTGCGGACGCGCAACGCGTTCGGCGTGTCGGGTTTTGTTGAGGCATCAGGTAAGGCTTCGTCAGATATTCCCGGCATGATCGATTACATCGATGAAGCGGTGCGTGATTCTGATGCTTTTAAGAATGTGCAGGCCGGAATAGATTTCAGCCTGGAAGCGACGATGCAGAACACGCTGGCCCAGGTGGAAGGGGCACAGATCCAGTATGAACAGGTGGGACTGGCGCGTGCTGAAATTTCGCAGGCCAGGATTACCATTGCCGATAACGAACGTGCTTTTGCACAGTACCAGGAGCTTGTGGCTGTTCAGTTTGGCGATGTAGTTGCGGAAATCAACGAGGTTAAAACTGCACAGGCAACGGCAGAGGAGGCCTTTGCCGAATATAAAACGACCGTCCAGGCCAGTTTTCAGAGTGTGGATTCGGCTATAGGCATTATTAACGGCAGTATCACCACGCTGTATAACGCCCAGGTCAACGCTAACCAGGCATTCGCGCAATATCAGACGCAGGTAGCAACCCAGTTTGGAAACCAGCAGGCAGCCATTAACCAGAAGCTCACTTCTGTGATTACCGATAACGGTACCGCAAAGGTTTCATACACTCTGAATCTTGGCGTGCGGCGTGGCGAACAGCTCTATAACACCGGCTTTGGAATGTCACTCGAACCGAACGGCAGCGGAGGGTATAAATCGACGGCAGTCTTTGCTGCTGATCAGTTCGGTATCTATTCCGGCAGCGATCCGGGCAGTTATGAAGCCGCTTTCTTTGTGTTCAACGGTCAGGTGTTTTTGCGTTCTGCGTTTATTCAGAATGCCAGCATCGATAACGCCAAAATTGGCCAGTACATCCAGTCCAACACATGGGATGGTACCGGCAATGTGGGCTGGCACATTAACAAAAGCGGGTTTGCGTGGTTCGCCGGCGTAACCGTCAGGGGAACCGTGTATGCCGAATCAGGCTCCTTCAGGGGCTCGGTTTATGCGACTGATGGTGAGTTCAGAGGTACCGTGTACGCCAGCGGAGGCAAATTTACAGGGACAGTGGAAGCCAGCAGCTTTATCGGCGATGTGGCCAACGGCATGGTATTTGATGATGCGCCGAACGGTTATGTTCGGTCCTTCCGGTATGTTGACAGCGCAACATTCAACCTCGCAAAACAGGTGGTTGTAATGATGAACGTCAGGGTTCAGGGAGCCAACAGCGGCTCTGTCGGGGCGATTGCCACCATAACGATAAATGGTGTCTCAAGGTCGTTTAACTTTAACACCCCGGGTTCCGGGGTATTTTCGGCAACGGTCATGCACAGCGTTCGCACCTCCGAACGGTTAATCAACGTGTCATGCGTTGTGAACGCAGATCAGCAACTGCCGGGCGCGGGTGCGTCGATATCCTCACCCACCATGCTCATCCTGCGTGGCTCCGGCTCATTCGCGCAAACCGCTTAA
- a CDS encoding phage tail fiber protein H (GpH) — translation MSAGTLKLTNNSTAVAGTSTVFTTDLKPGDFMTATIGGVLYTLPVDTVTSNTAATLVSPFTGPTTTGAAWAAVPRKIMNQVTAELVNQSTAAIRALLAEKGNWTKFYTAPGDITMQFADNVAPVSGPGWQKMAGMAASALNDLGIGLKNLAVLGAFDWQQADFQSGAIYMVSSTNVTNMPDGMSFTSGTGLYIRVLGTAASGSRQSIEVIPDTTSNAKYRIFEVLSVGAKGSRTFTVRQMFTNVDVIPVANGGTGGTTAAAARAELGVAYGITAGTVAQGNDNRLNTVDGKSGGVISGTVKIEHKPAGVYPFGASELHLDNVYSVDGLSKGRTRVYNEIEQSSGAQRCVIAVNLNGANEKYWTFDYGSGSVTAPGAFIPNSDGRIKTNKKRIEDPLSKMRQMFGYTWTRLDGGQWGIGFIAQEIQEIFPQAVHEGGNRVLDDGTVVKGILSPDTYGVAAALHHESILTLMDKIESQQTEIEALKSSMEELKKRVEGLITK, via the coding sequence ATGTCCGCAGGAACTCTCAAACTTACTAATAACTCCACGGCGGTTGCTGGTACCAGTACGGTATTCACCACCGATTTAAAGCCGGGCGATTTCATGACTGCGACAATCGGCGGCGTGTTGTACACCCTGCCGGTTGATACTGTCACAAGTAATACAGCAGCCACGCTTGTCAGCCCGTTCACCGGCCCGACAACCACCGGCGCGGCGTGGGCTGCAGTACCGCGTAAAATAATGAATCAGGTTACCGCCGAACTGGTAAATCAGAGCACGGCGGCCATTCGCGCACTGCTCGCCGAGAAGGGTAACTGGACCAAGTTTTACACGGCGCCGGGCGATATTACTATGCAGTTTGCCGACAATGTGGCACCCGTTTCCGGTCCGGGCTGGCAGAAAATGGCGGGAATGGCCGCGTCAGCACTGAATGATTTGGGCATTGGCCTGAAGAACCTGGCAGTGCTAGGCGCGTTTGACTGGCAGCAGGCTGATTTTCAGTCTGGTGCAATTTATATGGTAAGTTCGACTAATGTGACAAACATGCCGGATGGGATGTCATTTACCAGTGGGACAGGTTTATATATTCGCGTTCTCGGCACAGCTGCCTCAGGTAGCAGACAGAGTATTGAAGTGATACCTGACACCACAAGTAACGCTAAATATCGCATTTTCGAGGTGTTATCCGTTGGCGCTAAAGGATCGCGCACATTTACCGTCCGGCAGATGTTTACAAATGTTGACGTGATTCCAGTGGCGAATGGCGGAACCGGAGGTACAACTGCGGCGGCGGCCCGCGCTGAACTGGGTGTTGCCTATGGTATCACGGCGGGAACTGTAGCCCAGGGGAATGACAACCGACTCAATACCGTTGACGGGAAAAGTGGCGGGGTAATTTCAGGGACGGTTAAGATTGAGCATAAGCCCGCAGGGGTCTACCCATTTGGCGCCAGTGAGCTTCATCTTGATAACGTTTACAGTGTTGATGGATTATCAAAAGGGAGAACCCGGGTTTATAACGAAATTGAACAGTCCTCCGGGGCCCAGCGGTGTGTAATCGCGGTTAACCTTAACGGCGCTAATGAGAAATACTGGACTTTTGACTATGGGTCCGGGAGCGTCACCGCGCCGGGGGCATTTATTCCCAACTCTGACGGCCGCATTAAAACTAATAAGAAGAGAATTGAAGACCCACTTTCAAAAATGCGTCAGATGTTTGGCTATACCTGGACGCGTCTTGATGGAGGACAGTGGGGCATCGGATTTATCGCCCAGGAAATACAAGAGATATTCCCTCAGGCGGTCCATGAGGGAGGCAACAGAGTTCTTGATGATGGAACGGTGGTGAAGGGGATATTGTCACCGGATACGTATGGAGTAGCCGCAGCGTTACATCATGAATCCATTCTGACACTGATGGACAAAATTGAATCACAACAAACTGAAATTGAAGCACTTAAATCAAGCATGGAAGAGCTGAAGAAAAGGGTGGAGGGGCTTATCACTAAATAA